In Streptomyces sp. SID8374, one genomic interval encodes:
- a CDS encoding NAD(P)-binding protein, with product MLGFVPPLPQQPGRPQPGRPSPTGHMIVCGDDALARRLAVELRFVYGERVTLLLPPGRDANSPETPLTQRGRAAALFGRMSAAMNRTAATGNGGGNDTNAGVEAVRIMEAPEPSDDVLEEAGVDRAAALALVYDDDERNIRAALTARRLNPRLRLVIRLYNRKLGQHLEELLDQAAAVAMPGIDPAQLDASTTVLSDADTAAPALAATALTGSSKVVQAEGLLLRAAERPPPRPGETLDPGLCTLALLSSTTNDPAGAEGSDSSGDEAPQLLPDEESVAAADGRGTVVLEAISRAGPDRPATRMGGRGAPLAKIFSRRLRWSALGFVLAAVALVVVSVLTTEDSLLHSAYLILLDLLSMNDPSEDGTTARKIIQIFSGVAGILLLPLLIAAVLEAFGTLRTASSLRRPPRGLSGHVVLLGLGKIGTRVLVRLRELDIPVVVVEEDPEARGIPLARSMHVPTVIGDVTQEGVLEAAKIRRAHALLALTSIDTTNLEATLYARSVKPDLRVALRLYDDEFATAVYRTLRTAHPQALTRSRSVSHLAAPSFAVAMMGRQILGAVPVERKVMLFAALEVAGHPQLEGRTVEQAFRAGAWRVLAIDATPPADRNPDLAALPPYPPEGGTPPPSGLVWDLHPGYVLRAQDRVVIAATRRGLAELLRRQRSVLPRQ from the coding sequence ATGCTGGGTTTCGTGCCCCCACTTCCTCAGCAGCCAGGACGTCCGCAGCCGGGGCGGCCCTCGCCCACCGGCCACATGATCGTCTGCGGTGACGACGCGCTGGCGCGCCGGCTCGCCGTGGAGCTGCGGTTCGTCTACGGGGAGCGGGTCACCCTGCTCCTGCCGCCCGGCCGCGACGCCAACAGCCCCGAGACGCCGTTGACCCAACGGGGGCGCGCGGCCGCCCTGTTCGGCCGGATGTCGGCGGCGATGAACCGCACCGCCGCCACGGGGAACGGGGGCGGCAACGACACCAACGCCGGGGTCGAGGCCGTCCGGATCATGGAGGCGCCCGAACCCTCCGACGACGTACTGGAGGAGGCGGGCGTCGACCGGGCGGCCGCCCTCGCCCTCGTCTACGACGACGACGAGCGCAACATCCGCGCCGCCCTCACCGCCCGCCGCCTCAACCCCCGCCTGCGGCTGGTGATCCGGCTCTACAACCGCAAGCTCGGGCAGCACCTGGAGGAGCTGCTGGACCAGGCGGCCGCCGTCGCCATGCCCGGCATCGACCCGGCGCAGCTGGACGCCTCCACCACCGTCCTGTCCGACGCCGACACCGCCGCCCCCGCGCTCGCCGCCACCGCGCTCACCGGCAGCAGCAAGGTCGTCCAGGCCGAGGGGCTGCTCCTGCGCGCCGCCGAACGTCCGCCGCCCCGCCCCGGCGAGACCCTCGACCCGGGCCTGTGCACCCTCGCGCTGCTCTCCTCCACCACCAACGACCCTGCGGGGGCGGAGGGTTCGGACAGCAGCGGCGACGAGGCGCCCCAACTCCTCCCCGACGAGGAGTCCGTGGCCGCGGCCGACGGACGCGGCACCGTCGTCCTGGAGGCGATCAGCCGGGCGGGCCCGGACCGTCCCGCGACCCGGATGGGCGGCCGGGGCGCGCCGCTCGCCAAGATCTTCTCCCGGCGGCTGCGCTGGTCCGCCCTCGGGTTCGTGCTGGCAGCGGTCGCCCTGGTGGTCGTCTCGGTCCTCACCACCGAGGACAGCCTGCTGCACTCCGCCTACCTCATCCTTCTCGACCTGCTGAGCATGAACGATCCATCGGAGGACGGCACGACGGCACGGAAGATCATCCAGATCTTCTCCGGGGTCGCCGGGATCCTTCTGCTCCCGCTGCTCATCGCCGCCGTCCTGGAGGCGTTCGGCACCCTGCGCACCGCCTCCTCGCTGCGCCGCCCGCCGCGTGGCCTGTCGGGGCACGTGGTGCTGCTCGGGCTCGGCAAGATCGGTACGCGCGTCCTCGTACGCCTGCGGGAGCTGGACATCCCCGTGGTCGTCGTGGAGGAGGACCCCGAGGCGCGGGGCATCCCGCTGGCCCGCTCCATGCACGTGCCGACCGTCATCGGCGACGTCACCCAGGAAGGTGTCCTGGAAGCGGCCAAGATCCGCCGCGCCCACGCCCTCCTCGCGCTCACCAGCATCGACACGACGAACCTGGAAGCGACGCTGTACGCGCGGTCGGTCAAGCCGGACCTGAGGGTGGCGCTGCGGCTGTACGACGACGAGTTCGCCACCGCCGTCTACCGCACCCTGCGCACCGCGCACCCCCAGGCCCTGACCCGCTCCCGGTCCGTCTCCCACCTGGCCGCGCCCTCCTTCGCGGTCGCCATGATGGGCCGCCAGATCCTCGGCGCGGTCCCGGTGGAGCGGAAGGTGATGCTCTTCGCCGCCCTGGAGGTCGCGGGCCATCCGCAGCTGGAGGGGCGCACGGTGGAGCAGGCGTTCCGGGCGGGCGCGTGGCGGGTCCTGGCCATCGACGCCACCCCGCCCGCCGACCGCAACCCGGACCTCGCCGCGCTCCCCCCGTACCCCCCGGAAGGCGGCACCCCGCCCCCCTCCGGCCTGGTCTGGGACCTGCACCCCGGGTATGTGCTGCGCGCCCAGGACCGGGTGGTGATCGCGGCCACCCGGCGAGGGCTGGCGGAGCTGCTGCGGCGGCAGCGGTCGGTGCTGCCGAGGCAGTGA